The following coding sequences lie in one Paracidovorax avenae genomic window:
- a CDS encoding PAS domain-containing protein — protein sequence MNASATRDDHGTASAGAPHFLPDGSPAHAMLRGCDWAASSLGHPGEWPRPLRAAASLVLDSLAPTWLAWGPRLGMVYNAPYAEMLGNKHPWAMGSALDAVWAEVWPDVSALVAATLSGEALYREDLPLVVNRRGHAEPAWFSFSYTPLRDDDGRVQGILCAVAETTGKILAQRRLADSESRLRALTLATANAVYRMSADWSRLLEINGQGFVADTTEPTRSWVEQYVPAEDQPRVRAAIAQAIATRSLLELEHRVFRVDGSIGWTLSRAMPLFGAQGEVTEWFGTATDLTARKAAEKALRESELQLRTLFETMDEGFCVIEFLDGPHGPLSDYVHVSANPAYQANAGIADVVGQRVRDMVPQEADAWVEIYRKVLLTGEPVRFERELVKTGRYLELSAFRVEPAERRQVAVLFQDVTQRHRAERALRDLNDALEQRVALEVAERLKTEEALRQAQKMEAVGQLTGGIAHDFNNMLAVVLGSLELLDRRFAAGEPRARRHIDAARGGARRAAQLTQRLLAFSRRQPLSPVPLDANQLVAGMSDMLRHALGGAIRLETVLAGGLWRIHADRNQLESVILNLAVNGRDAMGELAGGGRLTIETANAHLDDRYAAEHLGVAPGQYVLIAVSDTGTGMPPEVIAKAFDPFFTTKEVGRGTGLGLSQVYGFIKQSDGHVKIYSEVGEGTTVKVYLPRLLASSQEEAGPAAPPPLPLGDAQEVVLVVEDEASVRQFSVEALGELGYRVLEADGAAAALKLIDTHPEIDLLFTDVVMPDMNGRRLAEEALRRRPGLKVLFTTGYTRNAVVHNGVLDAGVHLLGKPYTLEDLALRVREALDAPDAGIPLGGG from the coding sequence ATGAACGCATCCGCGACCCGCGATGACCATGGCACGGCGTCCGCCGGTGCGCCCCACTTCCTGCCCGACGGCTCGCCCGCACATGCAATGCTGCGCGGCTGCGACTGGGCGGCCTCGTCCCTCGGGCATCCCGGCGAATGGCCGCGGCCGCTGCGCGCGGCGGCATCGCTGGTGCTCGACTCCCTGGCGCCGACGTGGCTGGCATGGGGGCCGCGCCTGGGCATGGTCTATAACGCACCCTATGCCGAGATGCTGGGCAACAAGCACCCCTGGGCCATGGGCTCGGCGCTGGATGCGGTATGGGCCGAGGTCTGGCCGGACGTGAGCGCGCTGGTGGCCGCGACCCTTTCGGGCGAAGCCCTCTACCGCGAAGACCTGCCGCTGGTCGTCAACCGCCGCGGCCATGCCGAACCTGCCTGGTTCAGCTTCTCCTACACGCCCCTGCGCGACGACGACGGGCGCGTGCAGGGCATCCTCTGCGCGGTCGCGGAAACCACCGGCAAGATACTGGCGCAGCGCCGGCTGGCCGACAGCGAATCGCGGCTGCGGGCCCTCACGCTGGCCACCGCCAATGCGGTCTACCGCATGAGCGCCGACTGGAGCCGCCTGCTGGAGATCAACGGCCAGGGCTTCGTGGCCGACACCACGGAGCCCACGCGCTCCTGGGTCGAGCAGTACGTGCCTGCAGAGGACCAGCCGCGGGTGCGCGCGGCCATCGCGCAGGCCATTGCGACGCGCAGTCTGCTGGAGCTGGAGCACCGCGTGTTCCGCGTGGACGGCAGCATCGGCTGGACACTCTCGCGCGCCATGCCGTTGTTCGGCGCGCAGGGCGAGGTGACGGAGTGGTTCGGCACCGCCACCGACCTCACGGCCCGCAAGGCCGCCGAAAAGGCGCTGCGCGAGAGCGAGCTGCAGTTGCGCACGCTGTTCGAGACCATGGACGAGGGCTTTTGCGTGATCGAGTTCCTCGACGGCCCCCATGGGCCGCTCAGCGATTACGTGCACGTCTCGGCCAACCCGGCCTACCAGGCCAACGCCGGCATCGCCGACGTGGTCGGCCAGCGCGTGCGCGACATGGTGCCCCAGGAAGCCGATGCCTGGGTGGAGATCTACCGCAAGGTCCTGCTCACGGGCGAGCCGGTGCGCTTCGAGCGCGAACTGGTCAAGACCGGCCGCTACCTGGAGCTGTCCGCCTTCCGCGTGGAGCCGGCCGAGCGCCGCCAGGTGGCCGTGCTGTTCCAGGACGTGACACAGCGCCATCGCGCCGAGCGCGCGCTGCGCGACCTGAACGACGCACTCGAACAGCGCGTGGCGCTGGAGGTGGCCGAGCGCCTGAAGACGGAGGAGGCGCTGCGCCAGGCGCAGAAGATGGAGGCTGTGGGCCAGCTCACCGGCGGCATCGCGCACGACTTCAACAACATGCTGGCGGTGGTGCTGGGCTCGCTGGAACTGCTGGACCGCCGCTTCGCCGCGGGCGAGCCACGCGCCAGGCGCCACATCGACGCGGCCCGCGGCGGTGCCCGGCGCGCGGCGCAGCTCACGCAGCGGTTGCTGGCCTTCTCGCGCCGGCAGCCGCTCAGCCCGGTGCCGCTGGACGCCAACCAGCTCGTCGCCGGCATGTCCGACATGCTGCGCCATGCGCTGGGCGGCGCGATCCGGCTGGAGACGGTGCTCGCCGGCGGGCTGTGGCGCATCCATGCCGACCGCAACCAGCTCGAGAGCGTGATCCTGAACCTCGCCGTCAACGGCCGCGACGCCATGGGCGAGCTGGCCGGCGGCGGGCGGCTGACCATCGAAACCGCCAATGCCCACCTGGACGACCGCTACGCCGCGGAGCACCTGGGCGTGGCACCGGGGCAGTATGTGCTGATCGCCGTGAGCGACACCGGCACGGGCATGCCGCCGGAGGTGATCGCCAAGGCCTTCGACCCGTTCTTCACCACCAAGGAGGTGGGCAGGGGCACCGGCCTGGGGCTGAGCCAGGTGTACGGCTTCATCAAGCAGTCCGACGGGCACGTGAAGATCTACTCCGAGGTCGGCGAAGGCACCACCGTCAAGGTGTACCTGCCGCGCCTGCTGGCGTCCTCCCAGGAAGAGGCCGGCCCCGCCGCCCCGCCGCCGCTGCCCCTGGGAGATGCGCAGGAAGTGGTGCTGGTGGTGGAGGACGAGGCCTCCGTGCGGCAGTTCTCCGTGGAGGCGCTGGGCGAACTCGGATACCGCGTGCTGGAAGCCGACGGCGCCGCCGCGGCGCTGAAGCTGATCGACACGCACCCGGAGATCGACCTGCTGTTCACCGATGTCGTGATGCCCGACATGAACGGCCGCAGGCTGGCCGAGGAAGCACTGCGCCGCCGCCCGGGGCTGAAGGTGCTGTTCACCACCGGCTACACGCGCAACGCCGTGGTGCACAACGGCGTGCTGGACGCAGGCGTGCACCTGCTCGGCAAGCCCTACACCCTGGAAGACCTGGCGTTGCGGGTGCGCGAGGCGCTGGACGCGCCCGATGCCGGCATCCCGCTCGGCGGCGGCTGA
- a CDS encoding pseudouridine synthase, protein MSDSAPRRRLSLPPSGPRASQPDEPAPRPAPPRAGGPRPAGRFTLRVPEAGAAAARNAPAERGAQAPSRPGPARAPSPMAAPAGAHRGDAPAGTSRLNKRMAELGLCSRREADDWIASGWVRVNGQVAAMGLQVAPTDRIEVDPAARGQQERQVTILLHKPMGYVSGQAEDGHTPAVALINPRTHWREDPSRQRFSPPQLRGLAPCGRLDIDSVGLLVLTQDGRVARHLIGEDSEVEKEYLVRVHYGDIATDVQSVFPAGQLARLCHGLSLDGQALKPAKVEWQNPEQLRFVLQEGKKRQIRRMCELVGLKVVGLKRIRIGRVVLGNLPVGQWRYLGPNERF, encoded by the coding sequence ATGTCCGATTCCGCCCCCCGCCGCCGCCTGTCGCTCCCGCCCAGCGGCCCGCGCGCCAGCCAGCCCGACGAACCCGCTCCCCGTCCCGCGCCGCCCCGCGCGGGCGGCCCCCGGCCCGCGGGCCGCTTCACCCTGCGCGTCCCCGAGGCCGGCGCAGCCGCTGCACGCAACGCTCCGGCAGAGCGAGGCGCGCAGGCGCCCTCGCGCCCCGGCCCCGCGCGCGCGCCCTCCCCCATGGCTGCGCCCGCCGGGGCACACCGCGGTGACGCGCCGGCCGGCACCTCGCGCCTGAACAAGCGGATGGCCGAGCTGGGCCTGTGCTCGCGCCGCGAGGCGGACGACTGGATCGCCAGCGGCTGGGTGCGCGTGAACGGCCAGGTGGCCGCCATGGGGCTGCAGGTCGCGCCCACGGACCGCATCGAGGTGGACCCCGCCGCCCGCGGCCAGCAGGAGCGGCAGGTGACCATCCTGCTGCACAAGCCCATGGGCTATGTCAGCGGGCAGGCCGAGGACGGCCACACGCCCGCCGTGGCGCTCATCAACCCACGCACCCACTGGCGCGAGGATCCGAGCCGCCAGCGCTTCTCGCCACCGCAGCTGCGCGGCCTCGCGCCCTGCGGCCGGCTGGACATCGATTCCGTCGGGCTCCTGGTGCTCACGCAGGATGGCCGCGTGGCGCGGCACCTGATCGGCGAAGACTCCGAAGTGGAGAAGGAGTACCTCGTGCGCGTGCACTACGGCGACATCGCGACGGACGTGCAATCCGTCTTTCCGGCCGGGCAGCTGGCGCGCCTCTGCCATGGCCTGTCGCTGGACGGCCAGGCGCTCAAGCCCGCGAAGGTGGAGTGGCAGAACCCCGAGCAGCTGCGCTTCGTGCTGCAGGAGGGCAAGAAGCGCCAGATCCGCCGCATGTGCGAACTGGTGGGCCTGAAGGTGGTGGGCCTCAAGCGCATCCGCATCGGCCGCGTGGTGCTGGGCAACCTGCCCGTGGGGCAGTGGCGCTACCTGGGGCCGAACGAGCGGTTCTGA
- a CDS encoding putative bifunctional diguanylate cyclase/phosphodiesterase: protein MTWRAFGRSLMFRLAGVSLLLLLLVQAAGFLVVRASIESNARAQIAVGLDADERVWRRLIEQNAERLQQASALLAADYGFRSAVNSGDAETIASVLSNHGSRIGAAVAALLDTEMQLVVSSASDASSDSRSVLLGVLPLLAQHPGRSQIAIVGGVPHQFVMVPMRAPLLIGWVLMGFPVGQALAAEMHQLQSIEVAIVVRGPDGRRSVPVSTLPEDDRQRLGGLAGSGEVETDAGPLLIRRVPLESVNGETQVLLMRSLDGVLAPYRNLQVLLGALTLAGVALFAVGFALMARRVAAPLRAVTEATQRISRGNYAEPIEHTHRKDEIGRLARSFDRMRLGIAAQQDEIRQLADTDRLTGVPNRERFRRLLMEAMEHGGRSGEPLSVIALDLDRFQQVNDVLGYALGDRLLQAVVARIAAHLRAERELVARLGGNEFAVLLPGADEAAARDTAQRITRAFESPLVFDDQMVDLSAGIGIACWPGPANDADTLLSHAEIAMYAAKRRLHGAQIYDPSMESSSAAALSLLSELRHAVEAGELRLYLQPKLRLDGQAGCGAEALVRWQHPVRGLVPPMQFIPFAEQTGFVRQLTLWIFEQAARYLAQPEVGGLGLRISVNLSTRDLMDTDLSTRLGALMARHGVDAGGFCLEITESAIMDDPGRAEAMLNRLSAQGFKLSIDDFGTGYSSLAYLKRLPVDELKIDKSFVMGMAADAGDAQIVRSTIDLAHNLGLSVVAEGVESAAILEQLRGLRCDEAQGYHIGRPMPADDFLAWHAATAAAARK, encoded by the coding sequence GTGACCTGGCGCGCGTTCGGCCGGAGCCTGATGTTCCGGCTCGCCGGGGTGTCGCTGCTCCTGCTCCTGCTGGTGCAGGCGGCCGGGTTTCTGGTGGTGCGCGCGTCCATAGAGAGCAATGCCCGGGCGCAGATCGCGGTGGGGCTGGATGCGGACGAGCGAGTCTGGCGGCGACTCATCGAACAGAACGCGGAGCGGCTGCAGCAGGCCTCGGCGCTGCTGGCGGCCGATTACGGCTTCCGTTCGGCCGTCAACTCCGGCGATGCCGAAACCATCGCGTCGGTGCTGAGCAACCACGGCAGTCGCATCGGCGCGGCGGTCGCGGCCCTGCTGGATACGGAAATGCAGCTGGTGGTGTCGTCCGCCTCGGACGCCTCCAGCGATTCCCGCTCCGTGCTGCTCGGCGTGCTGCCTCTGCTGGCGCAGCATCCGGGCCGCAGCCAGATCGCGATCGTCGGCGGCGTGCCCCACCAGTTCGTGATGGTCCCCATGCGCGCGCCCCTGCTGATCGGCTGGGTGCTGATGGGGTTTCCGGTCGGGCAGGCGCTCGCCGCCGAAATGCACCAATTGCAGTCGATCGAGGTGGCCATCGTGGTGCGCGGCCCCGACGGCCGGCGGTCGGTGCCCGTGAGCACCCTGCCGGAAGACGACCGGCAGCGGCTCGGCGGGCTGGCAGGAAGTGGCGAAGTGGAAACGGATGCCGGACCGTTGCTGATTCGCCGGGTGCCCCTCGAGAGCGTCAACGGCGAGACCCAGGTCCTGCTGATGCGTTCCCTGGACGGCGTGCTGGCGCCCTACCGCAACCTGCAGGTGCTGCTCGGCGCCCTTACGCTCGCGGGCGTGGCGCTGTTCGCAGTCGGCTTCGCGCTCATGGCGCGGCGCGTGGCCGCTCCCCTGCGGGCAGTGACGGAGGCCACCCAGCGCATCTCGCGCGGCAACTATGCCGAGCCCATCGAGCACACGCACCGCAAGGACGAGATCGGCCGCCTGGCGCGCTCTTTCGACCGCATGCGGCTGGGCATCGCGGCGCAGCAGGACGAGATCCGCCAGCTCGCCGACACCGACCGGCTCACCGGCGTGCCGAACCGGGAGCGGTTCCGCCGGCTGCTGATGGAGGCCATGGAGCACGGGGGACGCTCCGGGGAGCCGCTGTCGGTGATCGCCCTGGACCTCGACCGGTTCCAGCAGGTCAACGACGTGCTGGGCTATGCGCTGGGCGACCGGCTGCTGCAGGCGGTGGTGGCGCGCATCGCGGCCCACCTGCGCGCGGAGCGGGAGCTCGTGGCGCGGCTCGGGGGCAACGAGTTCGCCGTGCTGCTGCCCGGCGCCGACGAGGCAGCGGCCCGCGATACGGCGCAGCGCATCACGCGGGCGTTCGAATCGCCCCTGGTGTTCGACGACCAGATGGTGGACCTGAGCGCGGGCATCGGCATCGCCTGCTGGCCGGGGCCGGCGAATGACGCCGACACGCTGCTCAGCCACGCGGAGATCGCGATGTACGCGGCCAAGCGGCGCCTGCATGGCGCGCAGATCTACGACCCGTCGATGGAATCCTCCAGCGCCGCGGCGCTGTCGCTGCTGTCCGAGCTGCGCCATGCGGTGGAAGCCGGCGAACTGCGGCTTTACCTGCAGCCCAAGCTCCGGCTGGACGGCCAGGCCGGCTGCGGGGCCGAGGCGCTCGTGCGCTGGCAGCATCCCGTGCGCGGCCTCGTGCCGCCCATGCAATTCATCCCCTTCGCCGAACAGACCGGATTCGTGCGGCAGCTCACGCTCTGGATCTTCGAGCAGGCCGCGCGCTACCTCGCGCAGCCGGAGGTGGGCGGCCTCGGGCTGCGCATCTCGGTGAACCTGTCCACGCGCGACCTCATGGACACGGACCTGAGCACCCGCCTGGGCGCGCTCATGGCACGGCACGGCGTGGACGCGGGGGGGTTCTGCCTGGAGATCACCGAAAGCGCCATCATGGACGACCCCGGCCGGGCCGAGGCCATGCTGAACCGGCTGTCCGCGCAGGGCTTCAAGCTGTCCATCGACGACTTCGGCACCGGCTACTCCTCGCTGGCCTACCTCAAGCGCCTGCCGGTGGACGAACTGAAGATCGACAAGTCCTTCGTCATGGGCATGGCGGCGGATGCCGGCGATGCGCAGATCGTGCGCTCCACCATCGACCTGGCGCACAACCTGGGGCTCTCCGTCGTGGCCGAGGGCGTGGAGTCCGCTGCGATCCTGGAGCAGCTGCGCGGGCTGCGCTGCGACGAAGCCCAGGGCTACCACATCGGCCGGCCGATGCCCGCGGACGACTTCCTCGCCTGGCACGCGGCTACTGCCGCTGCCGCGCGAAAATAG
- a CDS encoding methylamine utilization protein produces MVKTGVMRSVWTSTLLLALFAGTAARAALVQVLVQDGAGKPLQGAVAFLDSVQARRQAKPLPSAEVAQEKRTFVPDVLVVTAGTQVQFPNHDTVRHHVYSFSPAKKFEIKLYSGTPANPVLFDQPGVVVLGCNIHDQMVGWILVVETPYYGRSDASGAVRLDKVPPGEYTLRVWHPGLPVGAPALAQPLAVAEPGGAPVSVRLAGAVQ; encoded by the coding sequence ATGGTGAAAACAGGTGTGATGCGCTCGGTGTGGACATCCACCCTGCTGCTGGCGCTGTTCGCCGGCACCGCGGCGCGGGCCGCACTGGTGCAGGTTCTGGTCCAGGATGGCGCGGGCAAGCCGCTGCAGGGCGCCGTCGCTTTCCTGGATTCGGTGCAGGCGCGGCGCCAGGCGAAGCCGCTGCCGTCCGCCGAGGTCGCCCAGGAAAAGCGGACCTTCGTGCCCGACGTGCTCGTGGTCACGGCCGGCACCCAGGTGCAGTTCCCGAACCACGACACGGTGCGTCACCACGTCTATTCCTTCTCCCCGGCCAAGAAGTTCGAGATCAAGCTCTATTCCGGCACGCCCGCCAATCCCGTGCTGTTCGACCAGCCGGGCGTGGTGGTGCTGGGCTGCAACATCCACGACCAGATGGTGGGCTGGATCCTGGTGGTGGAAACGCCGTACTACGGACGCTCCGATGCGTCGGGCGCGGTGCGCCTGGACAAGGTGCCGCCGGGCGAGTACACGCTGCGCGTTTGGCACCCGGGGCTGCCGGTGGGGGCTCCCGCCCTGGCCCAGCCGCTCGCCGTCGCCGAGCCGGGCGGGGCGCCGGTGTCCGTGCGGCTGGCAGGGGCCGTGCAGTGA
- a CDS encoding methyl-accepting chemotaxis protein: MQAVTFLRSLSISRRLFLGFGCMLALLVAVAVLGHFSMSAMTGQMQQITGPGAAKARLANGMLQTVSATGIHARSAAMLGDIDPRNAEDQARKAAETLQRYAKQEAELAALLESGGATPEERQLMADIQAQSRKTRPEIEGAVKLVTDGDTVSATLGLMTRVAPPEAAWRDKLAQLVELQNTLNADAAADAQQTQTRSRLTGGALVAIAIALGLFIAWRTTATITQPIGRAVVVAERIARGDLTSRVEVRIHDETGRLLDAIAAMQEQLRALVGHIGTTADSILQASSEVASGNLDLSHRTEQTSSNLQEAASALEDLTQTVHQGAEAARQANQMTASAAQVATRSGEVVSQVVRTMDVISSSSRKISDIIGVIDGIAFQTNILALNAAVEAARAGEQGRGFAVVAGEVRALAGRSAEAAREIKTLILASSGQVQEGSSLVAQAGSTIGELVQSVQKVSSIMGEITTSAHEQSDRIGQVSQSVSALENMTQQNAALVEESSAAAGSLREQAGRLTEMVGAFRLQRDASGAAPLTPALPG, encoded by the coding sequence ATGCAGGCCGTCACATTCCTTCGCTCCCTCTCGATTTCGCGCCGGCTGTTCCTCGGCTTCGGATGCATGCTGGCCCTGCTGGTGGCCGTGGCAGTCCTCGGCCATTTCTCCATGTCGGCCATGACCGGGCAGATGCAGCAGATCACCGGCCCGGGCGCGGCCAAGGCACGGCTGGCCAACGGCATGCTGCAGACCGTGAGCGCCACGGGCATCCATGCCCGCTCGGCCGCCATGCTGGGCGACATCGATCCCCGCAACGCCGAGGACCAGGCCCGCAAGGCGGCCGAAACCCTGCAGCGGTATGCCAAGCAGGAGGCCGAACTCGCGGCACTGCTGGAATCCGGCGGCGCGACGCCCGAAGAGCGCCAGCTGATGGCGGACATCCAGGCGCAGTCCCGCAAGACCCGTCCCGAAATCGAAGGCGCCGTGAAGCTGGTCACCGACGGCGACACGGTCAGCGCCACGCTCGGCCTCATGACCCGCGTGGCGCCGCCCGAGGCGGCATGGCGCGACAAGCTGGCGCAGCTGGTGGAACTGCAGAACACCCTGAACGCCGATGCCGCTGCCGATGCGCAGCAGACCCAGACCCGTTCGCGCCTGACCGGCGGCGCGCTGGTGGCCATCGCCATCGCCCTGGGCCTGTTCATCGCCTGGCGCACCACGGCCACCATCACCCAGCCCATCGGACGCGCCGTCGTGGTGGCCGAACGCATCGCGCGCGGGGACCTCACCTCCCGCGTGGAAGTCCGCATCCACGACGAGACCGGCCGCCTGCTGGACGCGATCGCGGCGATGCAGGAGCAACTGCGTGCCCTGGTGGGGCACATCGGCACCACCGCCGACTCCATCCTCCAGGCCAGTTCCGAGGTCGCCTCCGGCAACCTGGACCTGAGCCACCGCACGGAACAGACCTCCAGCAACCTGCAGGAGGCCGCCTCCGCCCTGGAGGACCTGACCCAGACCGTCCACCAGGGCGCCGAAGCCGCCCGGCAGGCCAACCAGATGACGGCCTCGGCCGCCCAGGTCGCCACGCGCAGCGGCGAGGTGGTCTCCCAGGTCGTGCGCACCATGGACGTCATCAGCTCCAGCTCCCGCAAGATTTCGGACATCATCGGCGTGATCGACGGCATCGCCTTCCAGACCAACATCCTGGCGCTCAACGCCGCGGTGGAGGCCGCCCGCGCGGGCGAGCAGGGACGGGGCTTCGCCGTGGTGGCAGGCGAGGTGCGGGCCCTGGCGGGACGCAGCGCCGAAGCCGCCCGCGAGATCAAGACGCTGATCCTCGCCAGCTCCGGGCAGGTGCAGGAAGGCTCCAGCCTCGTCGCCCAGGCGGGCTCCACCATCGGGGAGCTCGTGCAATCCGTGCAGAAGGTGTCGTCCATCATGGGAGAGATCACCACCTCGGCCCACGAACAGAGCGACCGCATCGGCCAGGTGAGCCAGTCCGTGAGCGCCCTGGAGAACATGACCCAGCAGAACGCCGCGCTGGTGGAAGAGAGCAGCGCGGCGGCCGGCAGCCTGCGCGAGCAGGCAGGCCGCCTGACCGAGATGGTGGGTGCCTTCCGCCTGCAGCGCGACGCCTCGGGCGCCGCTCCACTCACGCCCGCGCTGCCGGGCTGA
- a CDS encoding Crp/Fnr family transcriptional regulator — MSEELSLHQRRRRPTPAELQGIPWLAALAPDERDRAMDALVVGDAQVGDFVCRRGRPVTYWFGVVEGLLKMSTDNAQGQTMTFAGVPPGGWFGEGTAVKREPYRYDIQALRRSVVAGLPIDTFHWLLDHSLGFNRFVMQQLNERLGQFIAAREIERLGSPDARVARGLAALFNPLLYPGVGHVLRITQQELGYLVGLSRQRVNEALAALQAQGAIRVEYGGLRVLNLPALRDSVFGAGEPLASHPRTRGRRGGAARRAVSPAARA, encoded by the coding sequence ATGTCCGAAGAACTCTCGCTCCACCAGCGCCGCCGGCGGCCCACGCCGGCCGAGTTGCAGGGGATTCCCTGGCTTGCCGCCCTCGCACCCGACGAGCGCGACCGGGCGATGGACGCGCTGGTGGTGGGCGATGCCCAGGTCGGCGACTTCGTCTGCCGGCGCGGCCGGCCCGTCACCTACTGGTTCGGCGTGGTGGAGGGTCTGCTCAAGATGAGCACCGACAACGCCCAGGGGCAGACCATGACGTTCGCGGGCGTGCCGCCCGGCGGCTGGTTCGGCGAAGGCACGGCCGTGAAGCGCGAGCCCTACCGCTACGACATCCAGGCGCTGCGCCGCAGCGTGGTGGCCGGACTGCCGATCGACACCTTCCACTGGCTGCTGGACCACTCCCTGGGCTTCAACCGCTTCGTGATGCAGCAGCTCAACGAGCGGCTGGGCCAGTTCATCGCCGCGCGGGAGATCGAGCGCCTGGGCAGCCCGGACGCGCGCGTGGCGCGGGGGTTGGCGGCGCTCTTCAACCCGCTGCTCTATCCCGGCGTGGGCCACGTGCTGCGCATCACGCAGCAGGAGCTGGGCTACCTGGTGGGGTTGTCGCGCCAGCGCGTGAACGAGGCGCTGGCCGCGCTGCAGGCGCAGGGGGCCATCCGGGTCGAATACGGCGGGCTGCGGGTGCTGAACCTTCCCGCGCTGCGCGACAGCGTTTTCGGTGCCGGCGAGCCGCTGGCCTCGCACCCGCGGACCAGGGGGCGGCGGGGCGGCGCGGCCCGCCGGGCGGTCAGCCCGGCAGCGCGGGCGTGA